GAACAACACCCTCCGTCACCAGCTCGACTTCGTCACGCCGGGCAACTCACCGCGCAGCGCTCGCTCGCGGAAGCAAATGCGGCATAGGCCAAACTTACGCATATAGGCACGCGGTCGCCCGCAGATCTGACAGCGATTATGCTGCTGCACCTTGTGTTTGGGCTTGCGCTGCGACTTCACAATCATTGATGTTTTTGCCATTGCACTCTCCAGCGTTATTTTCTAAAGGGCATGCCCATCAACCTGAGCAGCCGTCGCCCCTCTTCATCGGTGCGAGCCGTCGTTACAATACTTACTTCCATTCCCCGTACTTTATCGACCTTATCGTAGTCAATTTCGGGAAAGACCAGTTGTTCGCGCAACCCAAGCGTATAGTTGCCGCGGCCATCAAAAGCCTCTGGCGATACGCCTTGAAAGTCACGCAATCGCGGCAGAGCCACGTTCATCAACTTATCCAGGAATTGATACATGCGGTCGCCGCGCAATGTGACCATGCAACCAATCTGCATGCCTTCGCGCAGCTTGAAAGCCGCGACCGAGCGTTTCGCGCGCGTGATTACGGGTCGCTGCCCCGTGATTGCCGCCAGGTCGGAGACGGCTGCATCCATTGCCTTGGCATTCTGGATGGCCTCACCCATACCGATATTGACGACGACCTTATTGATGGCAGGCACCTGCATCGGATTCTTGTAGTTAAACTCCTTGAGCAGGGCAGGCGCGACCTCTTTTTGATACTTTTCTTTGAGCCTTGATGCCATAGTGTTTAACTACTCCTCGTGCGATCTTCGATGATCTTTCCACATTTCTTGCATACGCGCACCTTACGCACCTTCTGATCGGCACCCATGGGGCGGCGATCATGTGCCACGCGTGTGGGCTGGCCGCACTCGGTACAGACCAGCATGGTGTTCGAGACGTGAATCGGCATTGCCTTATCGATCACGCCTCCCTGGCGGGTCTGACCCTGCGGGCGCACATGCTTTTTGACCATATTCAGGCCTTCGACAATCACCTTGTCGACCTGCGGCATTGCCCGCGATACAGTTCCTTGCTTGCCTTTATCCTTGCCGGTGATGATCAAGACGGTATCGCCCTTCTTGATATTCATCTTGGCGAGGTGCAGGGGCTTTTTCTCTTTCTGCTTTGTTGCCATTTTTCCCTCAAAAGTCTATCGTTTGTCTTTGTCGTTCTGTTGGGACGACAAACTTCAACGAACCAGCACGACTACTACCTTACAACACCTCTGGCGCGAGTGAAATGATCTTCATGAAGTTCCGTTCGCGCAACTCGCGTGCCACGGGGCCAAAGATACGCGTGCCACGTGGGTTATTGCCGGCAGCGATAATCACCGCGGCATTCTCGTCAAAGCGGATATGCGAGCCATCGGAGCGCACATATTCTTTAGCGACGCGCACCACGACGGCATTCACAACCTCGCCTTTTTTCACCTGCCCATTAGGCGCGGCCTGCTTGACAGAGGCTTTGATCACATCGCCTATTTCCGCGTACTTTTTCGCCGACCCACTCAAGACGCGGATGCACATGATTTCTTTTGCGCCGGTATTGTCGGCGACTTTCAGTCGTGTTTGTGGCTGGATCATCGTGATCTCTCCTTATTCTTCCGCTTTCGCTTCATTGGCGGCGGATATGATATCGGGGTCGGCTTCAGCCAGTACTTCTTCGACCGGCACAATACCGCTGCCGCGCTTAATAATTTCCACCAGGCGCCAGTGCTTGGTTTTACTCAGTGGGCGGCTTTCCTCGATGCGCACGATGTCGCCGATCTGGCAGGTATTCTCTTCATCATGCGCATGAAAACGCTTGGTTTGCTTGTAAGTGCGCTTGTAGATGCGATGGCGTTTCAGAGATTCTACAGCGACAACAATTGTCTTATCCATTTTATTGCTTACCACGCGCCCAACTTTTTGCTGGCGACGGCTCTTAACAGGAGCTTGCGTGGCAGCATTACTCTGCTGTGTCATTCTTCAGCCTCCAACTCTGTCAACCGGTGCAACAGGCGAGCGATATCTTTGCGCGTCTGAGCGAAGATGCGATTATTCTTTACTTCACCGCGCTGCTGCTGCAGGCGGAGGTTGAACAGCTTCAGGCGCATTTCTTTCAGTTCGCGGTTAGCTTCACCGTAGGTATACTCGTTTATCTGTTTGCGACGTTCATTAGCTTTCGACACTCTCTGCCTCCCCTCGTGTTAAGAAGCGGGTCTTCACGGGCAGTTTATGACTGGCCAGGCGGACGGCTTCTTTGGCGACCTCTTCGCTGACGCCGCCGATCTCAAAGATAATGCGCCCGGGCTTGATGACCGCTACGTAGTGATCGACAGCACCCTTACCACTACCCATACGAGTCTCTGCCGGCTTTGCTGTAATAGGT
The window above is part of the Ktedonobacteraceae bacterium genome. Proteins encoded here:
- a CDS encoding type Z 30S ribosomal protein S14, yielding MAKTSMIVKSQRKPKHKVQQHNRCQICGRPRAYMRKFGLCRICFRERALRGELPGVTKSSW
- the rplE gene encoding 50S ribosomal protein L5, with protein sequence MASRLKEKYQKEVAPALLKEFNYKNPMQVPAINKVVVNIGMGEAIQNAKAMDAAVSDLAAITGQRPVITRAKRSVAAFKLREGMQIGCMVTLRGDRMYQFLDKLMNVALPRLRDFQGVSPEAFDGRGNYTLGLREQLVFPEIDYDKVDKVRGMEVSIVTTARTDEEGRRLLRLMGMPFRK
- the rplX gene encoding 50S ribosomal protein L24; its protein translation is MATKQKEKKPLHLAKMNIKKGDTVLIITGKDKGKQGTVSRAMPQVDKVIVEGLNMVKKHVRPQGQTRQGGVIDKAMPIHVSNTMLVCTECGQPTRVAHDRRPMGADQKVRKVRVCKKCGKIIEDRTRSS
- the rplN gene encoding 50S ribosomal protein L14; the encoded protein is MIQPQTRLKVADNTGAKEIMCIRVLSGSAKKYAEIGDVIKASVKQAAPNGQVKKGEVVNAVVVRVAKEYVRSDGSHIRFDENAAVIIAAGNNPRGTRIFGPVARELRERNFMKIISLAPEVL
- the rpmC gene encoding 50S ribosomal protein L29, which encodes MSKANERRKQINEYTYGEANRELKEMRLKLFNLRLQQQRGEVKNNRIFAQTRKDIARLLHRLTELEAEE